One stretch of Croceibacterium atlanticum DNA includes these proteins:
- a CDS encoding DUF2493 domain-containing protein, whose amino-acid sequence MYDSFIDQLSGLDLSGLSIRPAPFNETDFPCEDAIDQTLGAVWSDLFAMFSDTALEADAEDIAWGVVNLFHRAASRKSAQLDRASDEIRVLLASADGSEVHSSNLEEQVERAQAAEASMLAFEQMREAAAALYRDETGSSWKPVSGSRTSHSRHLTSAVIDARDFLRARAENRRHALIPEGTPVVFAGGRQSFDNAEDARIYADTIWATLDKVRDAVPDLFLVHGGDGKGADRLAASWAERREVQQLTFSLDRRLGARAGFKRNEQMLSLNPRYVVAFPGNGVTERLVIDAKTRRITVVDRRTVTSRSKTKG is encoded by the coding sequence ATGTACGACAGCTTCATCGACCAGTTGAGCGGCCTTGACCTTTCAGGCCTCAGCATCAGGCCAGCTCCCTTCAACGAGACCGACTTTCCCTGCGAGGACGCGATTGACCAGACGCTTGGCGCCGTCTGGTCCGACCTCTTCGCGATGTTTTCCGACACCGCCCTGGAAGCCGATGCCGAGGACATTGCCTGGGGCGTGGTCAATCTGTTTCACCGCGCAGCCAGCCGCAAGTCGGCTCAACTTGATCGGGCCAGCGACGAGATCAGGGTCCTTCTAGCATCAGCCGATGGCTCCGAAGTGCATTCGAGCAATCTTGAAGAGCAGGTCGAGCGTGCGCAGGCTGCCGAAGCCAGCATGCTGGCCTTCGAGCAGATGCGCGAGGCTGCTGCAGCACTCTATCGCGACGAAACTGGTTCCTCGTGGAAGCCCGTTTCGGGCTCGCGTACGAGCCATTCGCGCCACCTTACTTCGGCTGTGATCGATGCCCGCGATTTCCTCCGCGCACGTGCTGAGAACCGGCGTCACGCCCTGATCCCTGAAGGAACTCCGGTCGTCTTTGCCGGTGGTCGCCAGAGCTTCGACAACGCTGAGGACGCGCGCATCTATGCCGACACTATCTGGGCAACGCTGGACAAGGTTCGCGATGCGGTTCCCGATCTCTTCCTGGTCCATGGCGGCGACGGCAAGGGTGCCGATCGCCTCGCCGCGAGCTGGGCTGAACGCCGCGAAGTCCAGCAGCTGACCTTTTCGCTCGATCGTCGTCTTGGTGCCCGCGCCGGGTTCAAGCGCAACGAGCAGATGCTCTCGCTCAATCCGCGCTACGTTGTCGCCTTTCCGGGCAATGGCGTGACTGAACGGCTAGTGATCGACGCCAAGACGCGCCGGATCACCGTGGTCGATCGCAGGACCGTCACGTCCCGATCCAAGACTAAGGGATAA
- the dmeF gene encoding CDF family Co(II)/Ni(II) efflux transporter DmeF, translated as MHHADSNPLAHDHNFLSASHDAHERRTRYVVALTAAMMVVEIIAGLWTGSMALLADGIHMATHAGTLGVAAFAYWFARRHANNPRFTFGTGKVGDLAGFASALVLAIFAIGIAVESAQRFVSPLTIAYTEAIWIAVLGLVVNLASAWLLGADHHHGHDHDHHHHHDHAHADNNLRSAYFHVLADALTSVLAIVALLAGMYLGWAWMDAAMGLVGAFVIGRWSWSLLRDTAAVLVDAEAASERYTEVREALEDRDAAIGDLHIWRIGPGKYAVIASLIADDPLAPDNYASRLSEYAEYVHVTIEVHRCEHPHPELRAA; from the coding sequence ATGCACCACGCCGACTCCAATCCGCTCGCCCATGATCACAACTTCCTGAGCGCCTCGCACGACGCCCATGAGCGGCGCACGCGTTATGTCGTTGCCTTGACCGCCGCGATGATGGTGGTCGAAATCATCGCTGGCCTGTGGACCGGATCGATGGCGCTTCTAGCCGATGGTATCCACATGGCGACCCATGCAGGTACCTTGGGCGTCGCGGCCTTCGCCTACTGGTTTGCCAGGCGCCATGCGAACAACCCGCGTTTCACATTCGGTACCGGCAAGGTGGGCGACCTCGCCGGCTTCGCGAGCGCGCTTGTCCTCGCCATCTTCGCAATCGGGATCGCGGTTGAATCGGCTCAAAGGTTCGTCAGTCCGCTCACGATTGCCTATACCGAGGCTATCTGGATCGCCGTGCTCGGCCTCGTGGTGAACCTCGCGAGTGCCTGGCTGCTTGGTGCCGATCATCACCATGGGCATGATCACGACCATCATCATCACCACGACCATGCGCATGCCGATAACAATCTGCGGTCCGCCTATTTCCACGTGCTTGCCGATGCCCTGACCTCCGTCCTGGCTATCGTGGCCCTTCTCGCCGGCATGTACCTCGGCTGGGCATGGATGGACGCGGCAATGGGGCTGGTGGGTGCATTCGTGATCGGGCGCTGGTCATGGTCACTGCTGCGCGATACCGCTGCCGTGCTTGTCGACGCCGAAGCGGCCTCTGAACGGTACACAGAGGTGCGCGAGGCGCTCGAGGACCGGGACGCCGCGATCGGCGATCTGCACATCTGGCGGATCGGTCCCGGCAAGTATGCAGTCATCGCCTCGCTCATCGCCGATGATCCGCTCGCGCCCGACAATTATGCCAGCCGACTTTCAGAGTATGCAGAATATGTGCACGTCACGATCGAAGTTCATCGCTGCGAGCATCCGCATCCCGAGCTTCGCGCGGCCTGA
- a CDS encoding TolC family protein → MSAIHWRGVLLGGLFLAAQATTVAAQERELLTLEAALARAGIVDSADEPPENPRLIGPRAEADAARALVDQARLRPNPEIALEAENIAGSGAFSGLQATEYTLSLSQRLELGGKQGARVRAAQAEARVATLSGALSVAQLGRSVRERYVEAVAAAARLELARDIVERNRELARIAGVLVDVGREPPLRSLRAEAALAEALAELEAALAADSTARNALAALWGEATPATDVPSVFPEIEPPATLLASPSALRLQVARAEREAADAAIARERSLGIPDPAISAGIRRFEESRDQAFLVGVSIPLPFRNRNQGNIAAAEARLRAATAREAIARTDFELEVTQARGQFLAAEARVETLAETSLPQAEEALRLVRIGYRNGRFPLIEVLAAAEARDTIREALIQAQEDRGRLAATLIWLGAQ, encoded by the coding sequence ATGTCAGCCATTCATTGGCGAGGGGTCCTCCTTGGAGGGCTGTTCCTCGCCGCTCAAGCCACGACCGTGGCGGCGCAGGAGCGTGAGCTTCTGACGCTCGAAGCTGCGCTCGCTCGTGCGGGCATCGTCGACAGCGCAGATGAGCCCCCAGAAAATCCGCGCCTGATCGGACCGCGGGCCGAAGCCGACGCGGCGCGGGCCCTGGTCGACCAGGCGCGGCTGCGGCCCAACCCCGAAATTGCTCTCGAAGCCGAAAACATTGCCGGAAGCGGCGCATTTTCGGGATTGCAGGCCACCGAGTACACTTTGTCCCTGAGCCAGCGGCTCGAATTGGGCGGCAAACAAGGAGCGCGCGTCCGCGCCGCCCAAGCGGAAGCGCGCGTCGCGACCCTTTCAGGAGCGCTCTCGGTTGCTCAGCTCGGGCGATCGGTGCGCGAACGCTATGTCGAAGCCGTCGCTGCGGCAGCCCGATTGGAACTCGCGCGCGACATAGTCGAGCGCAATCGCGAGCTTGCCAGGATCGCAGGCGTACTGGTCGATGTTGGGCGGGAGCCTCCCCTGCGCTCGCTTCGTGCCGAAGCGGCACTTGCGGAGGCGCTCGCGGAGCTTGAAGCGGCCCTGGCTGCCGACAGTACGGCGAGGAACGCGCTCGCCGCGCTTTGGGGCGAGGCAACACCTGCTACGGACGTGCCTTCGGTGTTCCCCGAGATCGAACCTCCGGCGACGCTGCTCGCGTCACCTTCGGCCTTACGTCTTCAGGTCGCCCGTGCCGAACGCGAGGCCGCGGATGCCGCGATCGCCCGGGAACGCTCTTTAGGCATTCCGGATCCGGCAATATCCGCCGGAATCCGACGGTTCGAGGAAAGTAGAGACCAGGCGTTTCTCGTGGGGGTTTCGATCCCGCTTCCATTCCGTAATCGCAACCAGGGAAACATCGCCGCTGCCGAAGCGCGGCTTCGCGCCGCGACGGCGCGGGAAGCAATTGCCCGCACCGATTTCGAACTCGAGGTCACGCAGGCCCGCGGACAATTTCTGGCAGCCGAAGCGCGGGTCGAGACCCTCGCGGAGACGTCCTTACCCCAAGCCGAAGAAGCCTTGCGCCTCGTTCGGATTGGCTACCGCAACGGCAGGTTTCCGCTGATCGAAGTTCTGGCTGCGGCCGAAGCACGCGACACCATCCGTGAAGCTTTGATTCAAGCTCAGGAAGATCGTGGTCGCCTGGCGGCGACACTGATCTGGCTCGGTGCACAATGA
- a CDS encoding efflux RND transporter periplasmic adaptor subunit: protein MNRKRLAVVIGLAILFVVAALMLWPDNKADQNAEETSEEVELPEGLVLLGAEQIEASQIVVETVGQGSAVELVFPATVAASPTASARIDARAAGVVRSVGKTLGDYVRQGETIARIESADAAALAAQLSAARARVNELSAAYDRERRLFEANVTARQDLEAARANLQVAQSELARAQAAVSAAGVSGDGRSLAVTSPLAGRVTSAPIVLGSFVDAGEELYQVVNPNGMQVEVALPSAEASRIQPGDEATLEIADNREVGARVRSVTPSLDPESRSATAVLSLARPIPGLQPGAFLQARIRPSGEVDTGRMSVPESAVQTIDGAEVVFVRTRRGFQARPVVTGARSGGRVVIESGLEAQWRIATTNAFLLKAELEKEEAEHGH, encoded by the coding sequence ATGAACCGTAAACGTCTGGCCGTCGTGATCGGCCTTGCCATTCTCTTTGTAGTCGCGGCGCTCATGCTGTGGCCCGATAACAAAGCTGACCAAAACGCCGAGGAGACGAGTGAGGAGGTCGAGCTTCCCGAAGGCCTTGTCCTGCTTGGCGCCGAACAAATTGAAGCGTCCCAGATAGTGGTTGAAACCGTCGGCCAGGGATCGGCGGTCGAGCTGGTCTTCCCGGCCACCGTCGCGGCAAGCCCGACGGCAAGTGCCCGCATCGATGCCCGCGCGGCGGGCGTGGTCCGCAGTGTCGGCAAAACGCTGGGCGATTACGTGAGGCAGGGCGAGACGATTGCCCGCATCGAGAGCGCCGACGCGGCTGCTCTCGCAGCGCAGTTGAGCGCAGCACGCGCGAGGGTCAACGAACTGTCCGCTGCCTACGATCGGGAGCGCCGCCTGTTCGAGGCCAATGTCACCGCACGGCAGGATCTCGAGGCCGCGCGAGCAAATCTGCAGGTCGCCCAGTCGGAACTTGCGCGCGCCCAGGCGGCAGTCTCCGCGGCGGGCGTTAGCGGCGACGGGCGCTCCCTTGCGGTTACGAGCCCGCTCGCGGGCAGAGTGACCTCGGCGCCTATCGTTCTCGGTTCCTTCGTCGATGCCGGGGAAGAACTCTATCAGGTCGTGAATCCGAACGGCATGCAGGTCGAGGTTGCCCTCCCGTCGGCTGAAGCAAGCCGCATCCAGCCTGGCGACGAGGCGACGCTGGAAATCGCGGACAACCGGGAAGTGGGTGCGCGCGTGCGGTCTGTCACTCCCTCGCTCGATCCCGAAAGCCGCAGCGCTACGGCGGTCCTGTCGCTGGCAAGGCCGATTCCCGGCCTGCAGCCCGGGGCCTTCCTGCAGGCACGTATCCGCCCTTCGGGTGAGGTCGATACAGGCCGCATGTCGGTGCCGGAAAGTGCCGTCCAGACAATCGATGGCGCAGAAGTGGTCTTCGTTCGCACGCGCCGCGGGTTTCAAGCCCGTCCGGTGGTCACCGGTGCGCGTTCGGGAGGACGGGTGGTCATCGAGTCCGGTCTCGAAGCGCAGTGGCGGATCGCCACCACCAATGCCTTTTTGCTGAAGGCTGAACTCGAGAAGGAGGAGGCCGAGCATGGACACTGA
- a CDS encoding efflux RND transporter permease subunit, which translates to MIGMILDVAVRFRWAMVVLTLGVAIYGVVNLLRLPIDAVPDITNVQVQINTEAPALSPSQVETQVTYPVETGLAGIEGLEMTRSISRNGFSQVTAIFEEGTDIYFARQQVNERLTPISASLPEGAEPVMGPISTGLGEVLMYTIEYEFPDGKEAPRGGAVGWQSDGSFVTERGDRLDSDVAKAAYLRTIQDWVVAPLMRSVDGVAGVDSIGGFEKQYLVQPDPARMTGYGLSFDEVITALEAANLAEGANFVERAGEALLARVDARLGSVEDIEQAVVSTREGVPIRVGDIATVSIGGDLRTGAASLNGDEAVVGTVLMRAGENSRTVSAQAAERLEEVRSSLPEGIVAEIVYNRSSLVDATIATVEKNLVEGALLVIAILFLLLGNIRAAIIAALVIPFSMLMASIGMNRLGVSGNLMSLGALDFGLIVDGAVIIVENSVARLAARQEHEGRLLTLGERLTETRLAAQEMIKPTVYGQAIILLVFAPLLTFTGVEGKTFSPMAITVMLALASAFVLSLTFVPAMIAILLNKKLTEKEVKPIRIAKERYGPLVRRAITRPWPVIGMGVGIFAFAAFVFSFLGSEFTPQLDERDIAVQSLRIPSTSLERSLAMQRRVEDRLEQFEQVELVFSRTGTAEVASDPMPPNASDAYVILKPREEWPDPDLAKDELVAQMESALSSLVGNLYEFSQPIELRFNELIAGVRGDVAVKIYGDDLSAMTSAANEVAGALRNVDGAADVKVQQVTGFPTLDIAFDRPAIARYGLKVEDVAQSVAIALGGRPAGLVFEGDRRFDVVVRLSDATRDDFDQLGALPVLLPNGATIPLRSVAEFRVVDGLAEVRREQGRRLVIVSSNVRERDLGSFVEEAQERVAAQVELPAAAFIEWGGQYQNLQAAQERLQIVIPIAFAVILLLLYMAVGGWVPALAVFSAIPLALAGGIFSLALRGMPFSVSAAVGFIALSGVATLNGLVMVTAIRQRLDKGMALDDAIVDGGLARLRPVLMTALVASLGFVPMAIATGTGAEVQRPLATVVIGGLITATALTLFVLPAVLKLVFGTREDDRTWRQRWWERLRRNLTSDEQRELKDIA; encoded by the coding sequence CTGATCGGCATGATCCTCGACGTCGCCGTGCGCTTTCGCTGGGCGATGGTCGTGCTGACGCTCGGTGTGGCAATCTATGGCGTGGTGAATTTGCTCCGCCTGCCCATCGATGCCGTGCCCGATATCACCAACGTACAGGTGCAGATCAACACCGAGGCACCAGCCTTGTCGCCCTCGCAAGTCGAGACGCAGGTCACCTATCCCGTTGAAACCGGGCTTGCCGGTATCGAGGGTCTGGAGATGACCCGCTCGATATCGCGCAACGGGTTCAGCCAGGTGACCGCAATTTTCGAGGAAGGGACCGACATCTATTTCGCGCGTCAGCAGGTCAACGAACGGCTGACGCCCATAAGCGCCTCCCTACCCGAGGGTGCCGAACCGGTGATGGGACCCATCTCGACCGGCTTGGGCGAAGTGCTCATGTATACCATCGAGTACGAGTTTCCGGACGGCAAGGAAGCACCGCGGGGCGGAGCGGTCGGTTGGCAGTCCGACGGGAGTTTTGTGACCGAACGTGGCGACCGGCTCGACAGCGATGTTGCCAAGGCTGCCTATCTGCGAACCATCCAGGACTGGGTGGTTGCACCCCTCATGCGGTCGGTCGACGGTGTGGCAGGTGTCGACTCGATCGGCGGCTTCGAAAAGCAATACCTCGTTCAACCCGATCCCGCGCGAATGACCGGATACGGTTTGTCGTTCGACGAAGTGATTACCGCGCTGGAAGCGGCCAACCTCGCCGAAGGCGCCAATTTCGTCGAGCGGGCCGGTGAAGCGCTCCTCGCCCGGGTCGATGCGCGCCTCGGCAGTGTCGAGGATATCGAGCAGGCGGTCGTTTCCACCCGCGAGGGGGTCCCCATTCGCGTAGGCGACATTGCCACGGTCAGCATCGGTGGCGACCTGCGAACGGGCGCGGCGTCGCTGAATGGCGATGAAGCAGTCGTGGGTACCGTGCTCATGCGCGCGGGCGAGAACAGCCGCACCGTTTCGGCCCAGGCGGCCGAACGGCTCGAGGAAGTTCGCAGCTCCCTGCCGGAAGGAATTGTCGCGGAGATCGTCTACAACCGGTCTTCGCTGGTCGATGCCACGATCGCGACCGTCGAGAAGAACCTCGTTGAAGGCGCGCTTCTGGTGATCGCAATCCTGTTCTTGCTGTTGGGAAATATCCGGGCAGCGATCATCGCGGCGCTGGTCATTCCTTTTTCCATGCTGATGGCATCGATCGGAATGAACCGGCTCGGCGTTTCGGGCAACCTCATGAGCCTGGGTGCGCTGGACTTCGGCTTGATCGTCGATGGTGCAGTCATCATCGTCGAGAACAGCGTCGCGAGGCTCGCGGCCCGACAGGAACACGAAGGGCGACTTCTCACACTGGGCGAGAGGCTGACGGAAACGCGGCTTGCCGCGCAGGAAATGATCAAGCCGACTGTGTACGGGCAGGCGATCATTCTTCTCGTCTTCGCACCGCTTCTGACCTTTACCGGGGTCGAAGGCAAAACCTTCTCGCCCATGGCGATCACGGTCATGCTCGCGCTCGCCTCGGCGTTCGTGTTGTCGCTGACCTTCGTCCCGGCAATGATCGCCATCCTGCTCAACAAGAAGCTGACGGAAAAGGAGGTCAAGCCGATCCGGATCGCCAAGGAGCGATACGGACCGCTGGTCCGCAGGGCGATCACCCGCCCTTGGCCGGTCATCGGCATGGGCGTCGGCATCTTCGCCTTTGCGGCCTTCGTGTTCAGCTTCCTCGGGAGCGAGTTCACACCGCAATTGGACGAGCGCGACATCGCCGTGCAATCGCTGCGTATTCCTTCGACATCGCTCGAACGTTCGCTCGCGATGCAAAGGCGGGTCGAGGACCGGCTCGAGCAGTTTGAGCAGGTCGAGCTCGTCTTTTCGCGGACGGGCACGGCGGAAGTGGCCAGTGACCCGATGCCGCCGAACGCTTCCGATGCGTACGTGATCCTCAAACCCCGTGAGGAATGGCCCGATCCCGACCTCGCCAAGGACGAGTTGGTCGCGCAAATGGAGAGCGCCCTCAGCAGTCTCGTCGGCAACCTTTACGAGTTCAGCCAACCGATCGAATTGCGGTTCAACGAATTGATCGCAGGCGTTCGCGGAGATGTTGCCGTCAAGATCTACGGAGACGATCTCAGCGCCATGACCTCGGCGGCGAACGAGGTTGCGGGCGCGCTGCGCAATGTCGACGGCGCCGCGGACGTCAAGGTCCAGCAAGTGACCGGGTTCCCCACCCTCGATATTGCCTTCGATCGGCCAGCGATTGCCCGTTACGGGCTGAAGGTCGAAGACGTTGCGCAATCGGTGGCGATCGCACTGGGCGGTCGGCCTGCGGGCCTCGTTTTCGAAGGCGATCGCCGCTTCGATGTGGTTGTGCGGTTGTCGGACGCGACCCGCGACGATTTCGACCAGTTGGGTGCTTTGCCGGTGCTGCTCCCGAACGGGGCAACCATACCGCTACGCTCGGTTGCCGAGTTCCGTGTGGTGGATGGTCTCGCGGAGGTTCGCCGGGAACAGGGACGCAGACTGGTGATCGTCTCGTCCAACGTGCGAGAACGCGACCTCGGGTCTTTTGTAGAAGAGGCCCAGGAAAGGGTCGCGGCGCAGGTCGAACTGCCCGCTGCCGCGTTTATCGAGTGGGGCGGGCAATACCAGAACCTCCAAGCCGCTCAGGAAAGACTTCAGATAGTCATTCCCATCGCGTTCGCGGTCATTCTCCTGCTGCTTTACATGGCGGTTGGGGGCTGGGTGCCGGCGCTCGCCGTATTCAGCGCGATCCCGTTGGCCCTGGCAGGCGGAATATTCTCCTTGGCTCTGCGCGGGATGCCATTCTCGGTATCTGCGGCGGTAGGCTTTATCGCCCTGTCGGGCGTGGCGACCTTGAATGGCCTTGTGATGGTGACTGCGATCCGTCAGCGGCTCGACAAGGGCATGGCGCTCGATGATGCGATCGTCGATGGTGGACTGGCGCGCCTGAGGCCGGTTCTCATGACCGCGCTCGTCGCATCGCTCGGCTTCGTGCCGATGGCCATTGCGACCGGGACCGGCGCGGAAGTGCAGCGTCCCTTGGCGACAGTCGTCATCGGAGGATTGATCACGGCCACCGCGCTCACCCTCTTCGTCTTGCCCGCAGTCTTGAAGCTGGTTTTCGGGACCAGAGAAGATGACCGGACCTGGCGACAGCGCTGGTGGGAGCGGCTGCGGCGCAATTTGACAAGCGATGAGCAGCGCGAGCTGAAGGACATCGCATGA
- a CDS encoding STAS/SEC14 domain-containing protein, translated as MLALKEKNGLLWIRAGGRQGDEAYDRFVPQFEHIAEREAGTVPMVIELAPDFSGWNFGGLWRDLKFDIRHKDCFGRIAIIGDSEWEEWGTKLSSSLFRTEMKFFRPTQRSHAESWVQTEEDAA; from the coding sequence GTGCTGGCACTGAAGGAAAAGAACGGACTGCTCTGGATACGTGCCGGAGGCAGGCAGGGGGATGAAGCCTATGACCGCTTTGTTCCCCAATTCGAACATATCGCAGAGCGCGAGGCCGGTACCGTCCCGATGGTGATCGAGCTCGCGCCTGACTTTTCGGGTTGGAACTTCGGAGGTCTCTGGCGCGATCTCAAGTTCGACATCCGGCATAAGGATTGTTTCGGCCGGATCGCCATAATCGGCGACAGCGAATGGGAAGAGTGGGGCACGAAATTGTCATCCTCACTCTTCCGCACCGAAATGAAGTTCTTCCGGCCAACACAGCGTAGTCATGCGGAAAGCTGGGTACAAACCGAGGAGGACGCAGCATGA
- a CDS encoding cation diffusion facilitator family transporter, with the protein MSGGHEVDVGSPEKRKTLWVVLWLNVAIAIGFFAVGYFADSNALLANGLDNSSDAIVYALSLLALTRSRTWKRGAARFSGIMLLIFSAGVIFDAYRRFVEGSDPGGILMMAMAFIAGMVNLYCLRLLQKMENKDVNMRAATTFSFNDFISNGGIIIAGIIVMLTGTNWPDLVVGIAVACIALYGGIEILRDAHMDSHDDAGTKHGEKRN; encoded by the coding sequence ATGAGTGGCGGACATGAGGTCGATGTCGGGTCGCCTGAAAAGCGCAAGACCCTGTGGGTTGTCCTGTGGCTTAACGTGGCCATCGCGATCGGCTTTTTCGCGGTCGGGTATTTTGCCGATTCTAATGCGCTGTTGGCGAACGGCCTCGATAATTCATCCGATGCCATCGTTTATGCGCTCAGCCTGCTCGCGCTGACCCGCTCACGGACCTGGAAACGCGGGGCCGCACGTTTCTCCGGCATCATGCTGCTGATCTTCTCTGCTGGGGTTATCTTCGATGCTTACCGACGGTTTGTGGAAGGGTCCGATCCGGGCGGGATATTGATGATGGCGATGGCGTTCATCGCGGGGATGGTCAATCTCTATTGCCTGCGCCTGCTGCAGAAGATGGAGAACAAGGACGTCAATATGCGGGCGGCGACCACCTTCAGCTTCAACGACTTTATCTCTAATGGCGGGATCATTATCGCCGGCATCATTGTGATGCTGACCGGAACCAACTGGCCCGACCTCGTTGTGGGCATCGCGGTAGCTTGCATCGCTCTCTATGGCGGCATCGAGATTCTGCGCGACGCTCACATGGATAGCCACGACGATGCGGGAACCAAACACGGCGAGAAGAGGAATTGA
- a CDS encoding cation diffusion facilitator family transporter: protein MHNVSDALASAGVIVAGVLILRYELYIADLTITVVIGDFVIWQGVTLLPRTVRLLMGAVPDESEFDRIVSDLRDAEGVADVHHVQVWSISEHYRALEAHVVPAESSLQAFEDVKARARGMLETRHAITHATFEACLAANCDPVMVPGHQVEKNQCQDHDHDH, encoded by the coding sequence CTGCACAATGTGTCCGATGCGCTGGCTTCGGCCGGTGTGATCGTGGCTGGCGTGCTCATTCTGCGATACGAACTTTATATCGCCGATCTGACCATCACGGTGGTCATTGGTGACTTTGTGATCTGGCAGGGCGTTACTTTGTTGCCTCGCACGGTGCGTCTCTTGATGGGCGCGGTGCCGGACGAAAGCGAGTTCGATCGCATTGTGAGCGACCTGCGTGACGCAGAAGGCGTGGCCGACGTCCATCACGTCCAAGTCTGGAGCATCAGCGAGCATTATCGCGCGCTTGAGGCGCATGTCGTTCCTGCCGAATCTTCGTTGCAGGCTTTCGAGGATGTGAAGGCGCGGGCTCGCGGTATGCTCGAGACGCGGCACGCCATCACCCATGCAACGTTCGAAGCCTGCCTCGCTGCCAACTGTGATCCGGTTATGGTCCCGGGCCATCAGGTCGAAAAGAACCAATGCCAAGACCATGATCACGACCATTGA
- a CDS encoding acetolactate synthase large subunit, which yields MKASDLMVAALEAEGVEYVFAVPGEENLDLLESLRTSTITLVLARHEQGAGFMAATYGRLTGKAGVCLATLGPGATNLTTPAAYAALGAFPLVIITGQKPIKTSKQAQFQIVDVVSLFTPLCKASTQIVNGNRIPSLVREGFRLAQEERPGAVLLELPEDIAEEQTVEPVIPPHDRRYAVAGDAALDEAARRILAAQRPLLLIGAGANRRCASKALRKFVSDTGFPFFDTQMGKGVVDEDSELYLGTAALSSGDYVHCAIEKADLIVNIGHDVVEKPPFFMEPGGQTVIHINYKAAEVDQVYFPQLEVIGDIAGSVERLGSRLDGKLQCDRGYYTALHREIASHISETSDDERFPMVPQRVVADVRSVMARDDIVALDNGIYKIWFARNYIANEPGTILLDNALATMGAGLPSAMVAAMLSPGQRVLAVCGDGGFMMNSQELETAVRLGLNLVVLVLNDAAYGMIRWKQDQLGFPDYGLTFSNPDFVTYAQSYGATGHRVERSADLVSVLNAAFEAGGVHLVDLPVDYSENKKVLIDELGAKVCEL from the coding sequence ATGAAAGCTTCCGATCTTATGGTCGCCGCGCTCGAGGCAGAGGGTGTCGAGTATGTTTTCGCCGTTCCAGGCGAAGAGAACCTGGATCTTCTGGAATCGCTGCGAACTTCCACCATCACGCTGGTTCTGGCCCGTCACGAACAGGGCGCTGGCTTCATGGCGGCAACTTATGGCCGCCTGACCGGCAAGGCAGGTGTGTGCCTGGCAACACTCGGGCCAGGTGCCACGAACCTGACCACACCGGCGGCCTATGCCGCGCTCGGAGCCTTCCCGCTCGTGATCATTACCGGGCAGAAACCGATCAAGACCTCGAAACAGGCCCAGTTCCAGATTGTCGACGTCGTTTCCCTGTTCACCCCGCTGTGCAAGGCATCGACCCAGATTGTGAACGGCAACCGCATCCCGTCGCTCGTTCGCGAGGGATTTCGCCTGGCGCAGGAAGAAAGGCCGGGCGCTGTGCTGCTCGAGCTGCCCGAAGACATTGCTGAAGAGCAAACGGTCGAACCTGTCATACCGCCGCATGACAGGCGCTATGCCGTAGCGGGTGACGCCGCTCTAGATGAGGCAGCGAGACGTATCCTCGCTGCACAGAGACCTCTGCTACTGATCGGAGCCGGAGCGAACCGCCGCTGCGCTTCGAAGGCGTTGCGCAAATTCGTATCCGATACGGGCTTTCCCTTCTTTGACACCCAGATGGGCAAAGGCGTGGTCGATGAAGATAGCGAGCTCTATCTGGGCACCGCAGCACTATCGTCGGGAGATTATGTTCACTGCGCGATCGAAAAGGCCGATCTGATCGTCAATATCGGTCACGATGTGGTTGAAAAGCCGCCCTTCTTCATGGAGCCGGGCGGGCAGACCGTCATCCATATCAATTACAAGGCGGCCGAAGTCGATCAGGTCTACTTCCCGCAGCTCGAGGTCATCGGCGACATCGCCGGATCGGTCGAGCGCCTCGGAAGCCGTTTGGATGGCAAGCTCCAATGCGACCGCGGCTATTATACCGCGCTGCATCGCGAGATTGCTTCGCACATCTCCGAAACCAGCGACGACGAACGTTTTCCGATGGTCCCCCAGCGCGTGGTTGCCGACGTACGCAGCGTAATGGCGCGCGATGATATCGTTGCGCTCGACAACGGCATCTACAAGATCTGGTTCGCCAGAAACTACATTGCGAATGAACCGGGCACCATCCTTCTCGACAATGCATTGGCGACGATGGGCGCGGGCCTTCCGTCGGCCATGGTGGCGGCGATGCTGTCTCCCGGGCAAAGAGTTCTCGCGGTATGCGGTGATGGCGGGTTCATGATGAACTCGCAGGAGCTGGAAACGGCCGTCAGGCTGGGCCTGAACCTCGTCGTACTCGTCTTGAACGATGCGGCATACGGCATGATCCGCTGGAAGCAGGACCAGCTCGGTTTTCCGGACTACGGCCTGACCTTTTCCAATCCCGACTTTGTCACCTATGCACAAAGCTATGGAGCGACCGGCCACCGTGTCGAGCGAAGCGCGGATCTGGTTTCGGTCCTGAACGCCGCATTCGAGGCTGGCGGCGTGCACCTTGTCGACCTGCCCGTCGATTATTCCGAAAACAAGAAGGTGCTGATCGACGAACTCGGCGCAAAGGTGTGCGAGCTATGA